The DNA sequence TCTAATCTGGAATAGTAAATCGTAGAAATAATATGACCTATTTCTTTAAGCATATGCGCCTTGTCCTACATTAGAGATGATTAAcactaaactttttatttgagcTACTCCTCTAACATCTCTTAAAATAATCTTCAATATTTTTTAGATTCTTAGAAAAGGAGCTACACCTTCCTCAGGCGGTAATCTACAGATTTGCTAAACATCATATTCTGGAAAAATTGCTCCCTTATCTGCCACTAGTTATCTTTGAACACTGAAGACAGCATTTGAACCGCTCCAGAAAACTAGAGTTCTGATGGTATTGTCATCACCAGAGAATGAAGCCACTAATGCACCCTGTGTGtatgctaaaaattatttttcctgtattttcaaaatggctatactaagtgaaagatgcAGCTTTTGTCTTGGGGTTGTTAATATCTGTTAATTCACTTACTTGATAAAGAAATCCCAGATGTGTCATCATTAACAGTACTCTATTTCCAACCGTGAGTATTTTGGAACGTCACTACTAGAATAACGAGCAGTTTATACGAGCACTAAAACAATGGCAAGTTTGGCATAcagtttcaacaaaaaaaaatcaatccccTAAACCAATGAGATTTATTGTTCCCTGCTTTTTCTGTTCTGCacacttttctcctttgtcataTTTCAGTGAAAACTATCtccaagagaaagacaaacaaaaacagaagaccataattttctttttcaggaaatcTGCCTTGTGCCTCCTACCCCAAAAATGTGTAAAAAGTTCAACTTACGGTGCTTTAAGCCCCGAATGGTAGCTGACTCTGAAAAAGTACTAAGTAAACACTTGAGAAAATGCTGACAGCTCACCTCTCCCTTTTTCTGCACCAGAATTAACAGCTTCTGACTTTTCTTCAAGGCATCTGTTATATCCTCCAGAGTCTCATACTCTTCCTCAGAAATCAGCCTCCGAGAGGTTAATGTATCTAAGAGGGAATCAGGATCTTGCTGGAGAATTTCAAGTAACTTTTTCCGTTCTTTTTCTGTGATCTCTGAGAAAACACTCCCGGTAGCCATTGTTCCTGCTTTCTCCAGACCAGGAAATGGATTACAAAATTGttccaatagaaaaaaaaaagttcaaaaaaaccccacaaagagTGACTCTATTTGGCAAAGATTAAGTATGTCAGTGATGCCTAGCATTGGAAACGGGAAATACAAACAAGACCAAGCAGTGGGAGAAtccagccctgagcccctccAGACCCTGGCTCCCTGCATATCATTTACCTGCTCTTATGATGACTCAGCCCCAGGGTCAACTCCTTTGAGAAGTTTCTCTTGAATTTCAGATTGGGCTAGTTATTTTCTACTCTGAGCTCTATCTGTAATAATAAGTAGGTGAATTGATTAACTCTTTTTGGAGAGGAATCTGGCAATATGcagcaacaaataaacaaatgttgatagagagaaaaaataaaaagtcataccCTTTAACCTGGTAATTTTACTTCTAGGAAATTATCTTAAGGAAATATTCAGACAAATGTTCAAAGATGTATCTGCAAGAATCTGCATTACaacatcatttataatagcagaaaattgaaaataaccaaaatttcCATAAATTGGGGGATTTGTGGAACAAATGTTGATATATCAACAATGAAACACCAAAGACTAGCTAAAAAGTATGAACTAAATCTATATATCTTGACAAGTAGTGATATACATGATATAttgttatggaaaacagtaagattctatttttaattaaaagactaATGTGTACACTGTACATCTATAATATGCATATATGGatatacattatatttaaaagaagacaGCCAgttgtaggggagaaagaaattttcctctacccttctaagttcttctggctggtctaataattaagtTAACATGAGAcaaaacaacaggagaaaatcaaacaaagtttaactacatatatacatgggagaaacccagaaaaactgagtaatttgccaaaatggccaaagccaccaccttaaataccatcttcagctaaagacaaaagaggattttGGGGGTAggggtttgggacttcaaagaggaggcagacaattcacatggagatggaaaaacaagTGTTTCATaagcaaatgtttgccatgccttgcagagacaatgggataTAGAGAGCATTTTGATCAAAGTGGCCTTGCTAGTTTCCTCCCtatctaccacacctagttcatgttatactataattatctatggtgatagctcctccCTTGAACAtaccttctatcttaaattcttttaggcatttaggggaaaggtcaaagtttcttcctggtcttttgttcttaaaaataatcaagccagggtctggcctggtgatgcagcagttaagtttgcacattctactttgatggcccagggttcgctggttcagatccccaggtGTTGACctttgcactgcttgtcaagccatgctgtggcaggtgtctcacatataaagtagaggaagatgggcactgatggtagctcagggctaatcttcctcaataaataaataaataaataatcaagccaaaaagGCACATTTcggggtggcaaattctgttcccctACACCTGAAAGAGAGATCCCAACTGTAACACTGGTTATCTCTAGGGATATGATTACAGAAGGATTCATACTTTTAACTTTAAacattactatttattttaatattttccattttttctttttattagttttattagttttatttttttaaaaaactgtctagTTGGTCTTTATTTATAGTTACATAGTTCACAAGAGCTTGAAAACAATCTAAACAACTATCAACAGGATACTTGATGAATAAATTGTAGTATTTCACATAACATAACACACAGCATTCATAAAGAAGGAATTTCAGTGACCCACAATATAGAGAAATAATGGTAAGAAATTTTGACATATTGAGTTAGAGTGGGTAGATATGCTGGTTTAAACCTGATTCGGCCTGAATTAAAGAAGTCTGACTTACAACCTGTCAAACATAccttgtacatctgctttaaccattaaagtaaagaatgctttaaacattatctcaaagtaaaagaatgcactctttgaagataaggaTGCATACTTACTTTCCTACAATGTCAGTATCAGTAACACCAGTATCAATACTCTTGAGTATAATTTTCCTTTCCCAGACATCAGGGTTGTGTTGActtgctaatttgcaactgaatatctctttgaaactttgatgaatacgtatcctgggcatgtttgatgtatgttctttgttctagaAAGGTacaaaactgtactgaaaaccatgcatCTCCAAaacgctttcttcctttgtggagactgccttcctgggttatagTCCTCAGCTGGGctcaagtaaaattcaccttATCTCTCCTATCTACAGAATTGTCATTGGTTATTTGCATCAACAATCACAACAATATTAAGGGAAAGATTTAAGTCCCAAAAGATTATATACAGCATGGTatcctttttaaaagttgaaaataactTAAATGCACATACATTTTAGGAATATATAAGGAGTCATtaaattatacaaaatgaaaagtaaggaAATGATGAATATGAAATTCAGAAGGATGGTTACCCTTGTTCgggggaggttgggggtgggatgGAAGAAGATCATGGAGTTAGATATAGGATATCATCTCAGAATAAGTTTATAGGtgcttattatattattaaaagtaGTTAAATATGTACTAAAAGCAGGCCATGCATGGATCAATGCTGCGTATGTATTGGGAACCAGGAATAATGATTAATTCAACTCTGCTGTCCCTGAgattgaaaaaagaataagaaaatcgTCATATGacactaaaatttaattttaggtaATGTTATCACAGAACGGGCACGATGTGCTCAccgcaagacaaaagccaattgtcaagaggcaagatggtgacAGAGAAAGGGTATTTTATTAAGTGATAAGCTAGCAAATCAGAAGATGGTGGACTAGCATCCTAAAGAACCATCTAAAGGGGAGCACAGAATCTTAAAGCAgttataggccagtgggttaatAGGAGAGAGGGTTAGGAATgctgaccctctggtgttacagactaggagtcaccacaccagatctttcagttgtcattgatgatggctatcagcatagactcgcTGTCCTGGTGTCATCAccttcctaaggaactcaaaagaacaaggTTATTGTTTTATCCCAGCTGGGAGGTGCATacacaagcaggggtcataaaatctacagagcagctAGATCTCCTGGAGTGTGtgtatccagctgggttagttagtcagaggccATTGAAAGTtacaatatagtttcttttctacaatatggcttcccttgtatcaaccttgtgttgagctggtatccgTAAAAGTTTTAACATGTGTCTTGAAAGTACAGGTTTCAAGAGATGCATCCCACCTAATAATAACAATTTGATTGGCAAGGTCAGTAAGTTTGCCACTTTTTTTGTTCACCTTGGTTGGTAAGGCATTCTACTAAAAGGCTTCTCAAacaccatctcctccccactGCTCCACACCAAATACCCTCCACTCCCACAAAAGCCTGCCCTGGGAGATTTCAAAGCTGATGGGaaggaaaatgtttatttgaagTGGGATATTAGCAGTGAAATTTAAACTTAGTGAAGGAAATTTAAATTCAATTGCTTGGTAACAGAAAATTTGCATAGCACAGGCTTAGCATGCAAATTGGAGTGAAGGTAGGGGGAGTGTGGCTAGTAGATGCAGACTTGAAAATACATCCCTCAAATCAAATCCAATGACACGGGAGTAAAAATTTTGTTTGTAGCTAAGGAATTtaatttatgtgatttttctaaaaagaaaagtcagcagcaattttgtttcatttattgtaggaaaaaaaggcaggtctAGTGCCAAGTCCTGGTGATCCAGAAATTTAAATTGTACGTAAACCATGGATGCAGGATTTATGTAATCTCTTTCTGTCATCCTCTGCCAAAGGCAAAATGTCCTGGGGCGCATGCCTAGGAAACAGCATAGACCATCTGTTTCAGAAGTTGATCCAGTCCTCACCTAAACCCGGCATTTGGGTAGGAACCTGGAGGTTCTAAACTGGCTCCCTAAGCCTTTGTAGAGCCAAGGGCCTGCCTACCTGACCAGGGCCAAAATGGTTTGGTTTCAAATACACCAAAAAGAACCACATCACatcagggagaggaggaaaaatatttcactttctctgATGTCTGCAATTCCAGGAGTGTCTGGGGTAAAAAGTACACTCACATTACACCTGTCATACTCCTTGCCTCCTCAGCGGTTGTCACTTGTCCTGTCTACACTGATCTCATTTCTCATAACACCTGTGCCAGGCAGAACAGtgcccgcccccccccacccccaaagacCATGAGCTTgcgggggatcagaattggccatcccaaaatctgtctctttgccttgccttgattacttttaagaacaaaagactgtgaaagaaactttgaccttccctcaactgcctaaaagagatttaaaataaaggcctgaccccaggacaggccatcaccatagataactttgggtatctgatagactgggaggatccttgctaagcccactcttatcaaagttttATTTACCAAACACTTGCTTAAACCACCCCCTATCCCCTGTGCCAACatcatcctttgtctttagctgaagatggtatttaagatgagagcctccaccattttggagagttacCCAGTTATCTTGGGTCTCTCTCACATGTACATGTTATAAATGtttgtttgatttcttcctgttattctgtctcatgttaatttaattcgtagcccagccagaaggacctagtgggtagaggaaatgttcttgCTCCCCTACAACCTAATCAGCATAACCTGTGAATATGCTAGATTACATGGCAAAGGACaattaaggttgcagatagaattaaggttgctaaccAGCtgattttaagatgaagaaattgtCTGGGTGGGGCCAATGTAATCCACATGGggctgttaaaagataaactaaggcacattaaaaattttaagtttatttgagcaaaaattgattcaaaTCAGGTAGCACCAAACCGGAAATAGTTAGGAGCGCTCTGCTGTCATGATCCAAGGGAAAGACTTATAATAGAGAAAGTgcagaagcaaggaaaagaagtaatttgattggctatagctcaAAGCCTaattggctgtttgtgattggttctCCTTAGCGTTTTCAGTTTCacaaccttgaggcatttacaggcttggttttggtttgcttagGTACGCTGCCTGGGccttagagccacctcagtctaatggtcACCTGTTTAATTCATTTAGCAGGGTGTTACAAgtagaagagggagggagaaaagagagtaaTGTGACATGAGAAAGACTCTTACTGGTCTTAAAGGTGGAAGACGGCAATAAACCAAGGGATGctagcagcctctagaagctgaaaaaggcaagaaaacagattctcttctagagcctcccagaaggaatgcagccctgctcacactttgatttcagcccagtgagacccatttcagacttctgaccagAACCGTAAGATAATAAAAGTGTGTGTTAATACAATACATGCGGGCTCAGTGAGctaaggagtcaaaagaaagatttcttagattctCAAGGTCTGGgcagtgctcctttattcagagaataacatggggacaggacccatgggcagtgaaggacTGGGGGCATGGGGACAGAAGCCacgggcagtgaagggctgcaggaatggggataggacccatgggcagtgaagggctgaagcatggggacaggacccatggccagTGAAGAGtggcaatgtgttgagggttagggctaaatttatgtcatgggtacgtgacttttttttaccagacaaaggaaagatgatgtaaaaagtcattaaaatggtctCGTGCaagtggggtctggttattgtgtggttgtATAACTTTTTATATGATTGGGGTCACATGGATAAGCATATAGGCCAGGACGTCTTGGGCTtcccttcctggggcagccttgatccacatcattAATTGTGGTAAGAATgcaacatgagatctaccctcttaagaGATTTTTAACTTGTTAACCATAGTCACAATGtcgtacagcagatctctagtaTTTACTCCTCTTGCGTAACTAAAACTTTATTCTGTTGATTacatgttttgttttaagccactaagtttgtgttaACCTGTTagaacagcaataggaaactaatacagcaccTAATCCAGAAAAATCTCTCCTGAGTTGCACTTTCGTCCAAGCACTGCAACGTTGGCTCGCTCTCTCCCCTTGCTGcccacctcacccctcccccaccccctacctaCCACTTCCATGAAGACGGGGATTGCGTCCTGTTCACGTCTCTATTCCCAGCTGCTAAAGAAAAGCTTAGAATTTACTAGGCACCAATCAACTGTCAACCTGTCAAAATTAAACCTCTGACTCCTAGAGGTCATCTTGTTCTGCTAGTGATTAGTCAATTACCTTTGCTAAGATTTCACATGTGACAGGTCAAGAATTCTCTGTTTGCTTTATAAAGTAAGCACACGAGACGGTTATTTGGAATCGTTTCGCCTGTTAACTCttgtttggatattttcttttatcgTTTTGGAGGGTGGGGGCTTTGTTATAGGTAAGAGGTTACAATTGGATTAGCCTTTATCAACGAGGTCTGGGAACCAACCATTTCGAAATTATTCGAAAAGttttttaatttcagacttccaggCCCTGTTCAAAGCTGCTGAATCAGATCTCACGATACGGTGCAGGAAGCTATATTGAACAAGTTCCACTTGTGATTCCTTGGAACAATGAAATTTGGGATCAAACCAGTTGCCTCTAAATTACAGTGAGAAAGAGcttatttgcctttctctttagGTTCTGAGCCCAGCTCCCCAAGGCCGGTCTGTACTCCTAGCGACCTCTCAGGGAATCAGCGTCAGACAAAAAACCTCCGGCCGGAATGAGGAGGAACCTGGAGAGGCTGGTTTGCCCTGAACCAGGGTCCCAGTCCCACCGCGAGCCCTGCACACACGCCGGGGCGCTGAGTCAGCGCAGGATGCCCGGAAGGGGCAGCCTCACCCCACGCCAGGTTCTCCATCGGCTCCGGGACGGGATCCGCGATGCGGCCACCACTCCCCACCTACAAGGCGGGAAAACCAGAGGGCAGCAACAGCAGCGCAAAGCGGAGTTCCGGCCTAAAAGCGCCTCCCGGCCAAGACCGGTCCGGCGGGGACACGCCCATCCCGGCCCCACAAAGCTGCGAGCTCCGCCCGCCTGCCGGGCGCTGAACCCTATTGGCTCCACCTGGCTCCGGATCCTCCTCTCGACCCCAGCCATACTGCAGCGACGGACGCTTGAGAACAGTGCACCGCGCGCCGCCGGAAATACTCTCCGGGACGGAAGCTTCTGAGGGCGATATACCGGAAGTGCCTCCTCTTCCGGCCTCTTTGGTCTCGGCCACAGAAGCGAGATGGTGAGTTGTTTGCAACGGCTGTCCTAATCGTCTTCCATCCTCGTTTTCTGCGCCGCGCTCCCTGCTATCCTTGGGGTGCCCACAAGGTTCCCGATAAGGGGGGGCCGATGGGCTGGAAAGGGACGTACAGCGGCCCTCAAGAGCCAGGAGTATGGCTCCTTACTGTGCCTGGGGCTGCAGAGCTTGCGGTCGTGGATCTGGAGCCGCTCTAGGTCCCTAGCTGCCGTCTATCTTTGGGGAGCCCGCACAGCCCTGCCTTTGGATAGGAAGTGAGGGGAGAAGCCTGGTTTGGAAGTGTTTGGCTCTGTGTAAGCAAAGGAATTGGTTGGTGGTGGTGCCTGGTAGGAGCGCTTAgggtttggggtgggggcaggtagGGAAAccacattatttcttctttcgcctttttctctgtttcttttaatgTAGTAGATTTCAAAACAGCATCTCTTAGGGAAGGCTCTCGATAGCGTGAAGTGGTCTCTGATTTTAGCATTTcagaaaagtttagaaatttCAGCCCTTATGGATTGCATTTAAGTCTGAGAAGAAGTTTCTTGCCCTGAAAACGTCAGAATGTGTCTAGAAATTGCTAGATTTCAGAATCGTTTGTCCGCTTAATTTGCAGACGAAGGGAACGTCATCGTTCGGAAAGCGTCGCAACAAGACGCACACGTTGTGCCGCCGCTGTGGCTCCAAGGCCTACCACCTGCAGAAGTCGACGTGTGGCAAGTGCGGCTACCCCgccaagaggaagagaaagtgtgAGTGGGCTGTGTCGGGCTGTGGGGTGATCTCCAGGGTAGCAGTAGTCTCTGGTCGGCACCGTACCTAAGTGACGGGGCAGGGCTCTGGACGCTGTTTGGTGTCTATGATGAAGCTTGTGCGTCCGGATGCTGGTGCAGTGGATTCACACGCGAGGAAGGGCTCCTCAGTGTACCGACCGACAGTGCCTGCGGGGTGAGTGGGGAAGACCATTTCGAAGCTGACCTGAGTCTGTGTTGTAGATAACTGGAGTGCCAAGGCTAAAAGGCGAAACACCACCGGGACCGGTCGAATGAGGCACCTGAAAATTGTATACCGCAGATTCAGGTACAGTTTTTGTGTTTTAGTCGTAGTTGGTTCTCTGAACTTGGGTAAGGACCATCTCCTTTGTTGACTTGTGTAAAGTAAGGATACTACCCTGGTGAGTGGGGCTAAGATGTtggaaagtgttttttttttttcttgccacgGTAACCTTCGGATCAGTTAATGTAGGTTTTACTAATTTTTCAGTAAACGGTAGTACGAGTTATGAATGTCTAGAGCATGGTTTGAGGCAGACTCCTCAAAACgtgataatatttattattagtgGTCACATCTCACTTAAAATTCCTCAAGACGGTGGTGTGCGGGTGAAGTCTGTAGTCAGGCCTTTGGTTTTGTAACGTTGGGCAAGTCTGCTGTAGAAAACTGATAGTTGCTATTGTATTTGTATAAAAAGAAACATCTTGCAGTCTTCTTGCTTAGGGTCTGTTAGAACTGCAGAGTTTCTGCCCAACCTAGACTTAGTGTATTTTAACGGTAGCTTTTAGGGGGTAAACTCATCTAATGTCTCAACTGagagaattctttgttgtgggaggctgTTGTGTGCAATGTGGGATATTTAGCAGAATCCCTGGCCTCTAGGCATTTAGTCCCagagtttctaattttaaaagaccCAGAGTAGTTTGGGGCTCTGTAAACCCCACCACCTGTAGTTGTATCTGTGTTCATGTGCTGGGGTGACCATTCTTTTTTGCAATTAAAACAGTTATACAGTAGTGTGGACTTAGTACTGTCCTGCTAGTGTGTTGTAGGAGTTAAGAGCAGGAACTGAAGCCAgactttaacctctctgtgcttcaattcaTGAATCTTTAAAAGAGGGATAACAGTACACTTAGCTCAGAGTAGGTATGAATGTCAGAGGAGTTAAACTGTGGCATAGTTAAGTGGTTTAGAAAATGTCTGCTATTAAGCATGCTCATTGTTTCTCCTTGGCCAAGGGAGAGTAGTTGGGATCTCTGCCTTACAGCATAGGGACACAAACAGTGAAGAAATACTGGCCCAGCGATGGGTACGAGCAAATTGCTGAGTCTTTTTCAGCTGCAGTTAACTGTATCCCTGAAATGGCTATCTTGAAGCAAAGGGAAGTAAATGAAATGGTAGCAGCTTATCTGTGATGTTGTAAAGATAAATGTCTGAACATATGAATTCAATACTGATTTCAGCATTTAACTGAGATAAGCTCATTAGAATctgttttaacaaaaatttaacgTTTATAGTGATGTTTCTGAAGTaatggttcttgttttttaacaCGATGCAGGCATGGATTCCGTGAAGGAACAACACCTAAACCCAAGAGGGCAGCTGTTGCGGCATCCAGTTCATCTTAAGGATTTCGATGACTAGTCACGCAATAAATgttctggttttaaaaaatatctgttgtGCTAAGGTATTTTTAATAGGCTTGTGGTATCAGTGAGTTATTATAGGTTTAGGAATGGGACAACTTCATATTGGATTTACTTGTTAAGTGGCTGTTTTGGAGCACTACCTTGTGAACTGGGTTGTGATACTGCTTAAGAGGATGAGAATGAAGCACAATTGCAGGATTCCTTCAAGCAGACAATGCTGGGAGAGGATGTAAAGATATAGTAAGGATTAAAATAGCACAGCTCGTGTGGCAAACATGGATATTTACAATGTTGGATTACGTGAAAGCATGGCTTTTAATTACTTTTAGTAACATTCCGCTGCTATACTCTAATGACTTCAGAGAGTGGTTGTCCATCCTATAGACTGGGGCTTTTCAGGTACCAGTGAGAAGATGAAGGGTAGGAGTTGAATGAATTCTATTTTGGAAAGATGATCTTAACTGATCCTAGTATCAAAAGTGCTTCCTTGGCACTTAGCATATAGGCTGTGCGTGAGGTTTAAGGTGGCCAATTAAGTGGAAAGTTAAAGCAACCTGCTAGGTGTGAGTCAACAAAAATATGTAAGTAGGATTGATTAAGAAAAAGTCTGTAGATCCATATGCAAATCCAGTGGATTGAGTTGGACATAAAGGAAAGCCAAGTATAAACTCCTATTTGTAGCCTAAAGATGATAAATAGGGTCCCTGGTGGAATTTTAACCCTCAACTGGGTAATCATTGATTCTTCTGTGTTAAAGCACCCTGAAGCTTTTTGCCATGCTCTCCCAGTTCTGGTGGCTTAGTGCTGGACAGGGTTTTGGCATGAAGAGGCAAGACTAATTTTGTTGGACTGTTGAGTGAGACGACAGAGAAGATTAAACAGAGCACAAGTGTTGGAATAGCACCATAAGATCGTAATGTGGCCAAGGTGTGCTGGCTAACTTGTCGCTTCTCATTGTATTTAGGATAACATCTTATCCTTAACTTGAACTTAGAAGGGTTTTCAGGATCTTTGCTGCCTCACCCACCTTAATCTTTACTGCACCCTAAAATGCTTTCCCAAGATACTAGCTAATTCCTGCCGTCATCTTGCCCTTTTCTTCAGCTCCtaactcatccttcaggtctcagcttacaTTCACTTGTTCAGAAGCCACTGCTGATCTAAATCTACTTTGGGCTTCCTCCCAATATAAGACTTGATATAATGTCTCAGTACTTTGTACTTTAGGGATGCATAGTTAAGAGCCTGGTTCCTGGAGACCACTTGCCATTTGCTAGTGTGATTTTACCAACTTCTTGGCCTGTGCTCACTTGTAAACTAGAGGGCTAATAGTAACTTGGCTGGGCTTGTAAGCACAGTCCATAGTTCAGTAAATGAAGGTGCGTTTACAGTGGCCACAACCTAAAGTTAGAATATTTAGGATCAAATTTAAGAAATTGCTTCTGACCTACAAAAAGagcaattttaatatattttggctTGAGAGAACTGAAATCTGACTTGTTCTTAAGATCATTCTGAAATCTTCCAGTGTTACTAATGGTTGGTTCCTGAGTGATGGAGGGGCCCACTGAGATATGTAATGCCCAGTATGAAATAAATGTTAGGCTTTGGGGCAAGTGTGCACTGACCTGAAGACCTGTGGAACTGCTGAATCC is a window from the Equus quagga isolate Etosha38 chromosome 9, UCLA_HA_Equagga_1.0, whole genome shotgun sequence genome containing:
- the RPL37 gene encoding 60S ribosomal protein L37, producing the protein MTKGTSSFGKRRNKTHTLCRRCGSKAYHLQKSTCGKCGYPAKRKRKYNWSAKAKRRNTTGTGRMRHLKIVYRRFRHGFREGTTPKPKRAAVAASSSS